In the genome of Acidobacteriota bacterium, the window AAAGTCGCCGTGAATGGCCTTCACCGGCCGCGTCCGACCCGAGGCGGGGGGCCCGCGGCCCCGGCTTCCGCCCCTTCCTGGTGGCCACGGCCTTTGATCTACTCCAGGTAGGTGTACCCCTCGAGGCCGTCTTCGAGAAAGCGCTTGATGCGGGCCGACTCCTTGATGGAAATCCTCCGCTTGTCGATGCTCTCCTCCACGGCGGCCCGGATGGCGTTCATCACGTCCCGCTTCTGGTATTGCATGTAGGAGAGGACGTCCCGCACCCGGTCTCCCTCGATGGTCTTGTCGATACGGTACTTGTTGCGTCCCGTCACGGAGACGTGGACCGTGTTGGTGTCCCCGAACAGGTTGTGCAAGTCCCCCAGGGCCTCCTGGTAGGCCCCCACGAGGAAGACGCCGACGTAGTAGGGCTTCCCGGCCTCAAGGGGATGGAGGTCAATCGTGTTCCGCACGTCGTGGAGGTCCACGAACTGGTCCACCTTCCCGTCCGAATCGCAGGTGATGTCCGCGATGGTGGCCTTGCGGGACGGCTTCTCCCTGTGCCGGTGGATCGGGCACATGGGAAAGAGCTGCTTCACCGCCCAGTGGTCGGGGAGGCTCTGGAAGACCGAAAGGTTGCCGTAGTACGTGTCGCTGATGAAGCGGTCGAGGTGCTCGAGCTCGTCGGGGACGTAATCCAGCGTGTGGATGATCTTCGAAATCTTGAAGCAGACGGCCCAGAACAGACGCTCCACGAGCGCCCGGTGCTGGAGGGACATCATCCCGACGTTGAAGAGCGTGAGGGTTTCGTCGCGGATCTGAAGGGCGTCGTGATAGGACTCCTGGAAGTTCTTCACGGAGAGGCCCTTGAGTACCTCCGCCAGGTTTTCCACCCCCTCGGGCACGCCCTCGGGGATTTCGATGGTGAGGTTCTCGTCCATGAGTTCGCTGCTGCCCAGGACGTTGAAGACGAGGACCGAGTGGTAGGCCACCAGGGCCCTCCCGCTCTCCGAGATGATGTGCGGGTGCTGGATGCCCTTCTCGGCGCAGATCTCCGACAGGGCGGAAATCACGTCGCTGGCGTACTCCTCCATGGAGTAGTTGGCGCTGGAGGAGAAGTTCGTCTTGCTCCCGTCGTAGTCCACGGCGAGGCCGCCCCCCACGTCGAAATAGCGGATGGGGACACCGAGGCGCACGAGTTCCGCGAAGATTCGGCTCGACTCCCGCATGGCGTCCTTGATGCTCTGGATCGAAGTGATCTGGGAGCCGAGGTGAAAATGGATGAGCTGGAGCCGGTCCTCCATGCCGAGGGCCTTGAGCTTCTCCACGGCGTCCAGGATCTCCGAGGGGAAAAGCCCGAATTTGGACTTGTCCCCGCCGGAGCTCTCCCACTTTCCCCGCCCCCTCGCGGAGAGTTTGGCGCGCACGCCGATGTACGGTTTGACCCTCAGCCTCCTGGCCCACTTGATCACGAGGTCGAGTTCGGAGGGCTTTTCCACCACGAGAAAGACCCGGCGCCCCATCTTCGTGGCCCAGAGCGCCATTTCCACGTACTCGTCGTCCTTGTACCCGTTGCAGACGATGGGCGCCTTCTCGTTGTCCAGGGAGGCGAGCACGATGAGCAGCTCGGCCTTGGTCCCTGCC includes:
- the speA gene encoding biosynthetic arginine decarboxylase, translated to MVQRIKLKDQTALPKWSIEESRELYNIPEWGKGFFEINERGNVVVLPDKNRQRSLDIKALVDALTDRGLSPPLLIRFTDILRKRIEELQGAFDRAIREYEYGGRYHGVYPVKVNQNRQVVEDIVEFGREWNFGLEAGTKAELLIVLASLDNEKAPIVCNGYKDDEYVEMALWATKMGRRVFLVVEKPSELDLVIKWARRLRVKPYIGVRAKLSARGRGKWESSGGDKSKFGLFPSEILDAVEKLKALGMEDRLQLIHFHLGSQITSIQSIKDAMRESSRIFAELVRLGVPIRYFDVGGGLAVDYDGSKTNFSSSANYSMEEYASDVISALSEICAEKGIQHPHIISESGRALVAYHSVLVFNVLGSSELMDENLTIEIPEGVPEGVENLAEVLKGLSVKNFQESYHDALQIRDETLTLFNVGMMSLQHRALVERLFWAVCFKISKIIHTLDYVPDELEHLDRFISDTYYGNLSVFQSLPDHWAVKQLFPMCPIHRHREKPSRKATIADITCDSDGKVDQFVDLHDVRNTIDLHPLEAGKPYYVGVFLVGAYQEALGDLHNLFGDTNTVHVSVTGRNKYRIDKTIEGDRVRDVLSYMQYQKRDVMNAIRAAVEESIDKRRISIKESARIKRFLEDGLEGYTYLE